The DNA sequence GCTTCCCCGTGTCTCTCTCTCCGTATCTCCTTTTCTCTAAAGAATTTTGGCTACATTCTTATCCATAACTGACGTTAATTATTTTCGAGGGGCTGCTCCACATCCGGAGTATCAGGCTGTTGAGGCGATTGACGACGCACAAACCAATCTAAGCCCAAGGCAACAGTTGCAGTCACAATAATTAGCGCAATTAACCCAAAGGCGATCATCCCAAAGGAAAGACCCTCTTTTTCCGCCATTTCGGCAAGCTCGTTGTCTTCATCCGTTGCTGCTACAGCGTCAGTCAATGTCTCCGATGAAGTTGCTGTAGATTCTAAAGCCTCTTCCGGTTTTTGTAGCTCGAACAGCACATCTTCGGACTCCGGTAGAACCGTCGCTAATTCCCCTGCCTTAATCACCACCGGATGCTGGGGTGTAATGCCATAGAAGGCGATCGCCGCCGTAATATTATCGTGAGTATTTTTTTCAACAGCTTGACCCATCAAAGCTTGGAGCATCATCTCCGGTGTAAGACGCTCTTGAATAATGACTGGCGCAAAGGTCTGCCAATTTTCCTCCAGAAAGCCCTGATCACTTAAACCATCAGAACAAACCACCAAAACACCATCTTCATCGAGAATAAACCGCCGAATTGTAGGGTGCAATGCCGTACCATCCCTCGTCCCCAGAGCTTGGGTAATAGCAGCAGCATCCGTTCTGGTTTGGGCATGACGATATAAGCTACGACCCGCTTGAACTTCCCGACTCACCACATCATCGTCAACGGTGAGGCAAATACACTTCGTCTCCGTAATCCAATAAGCGCGGCTATCACCCACATTAGCAATATAAAGCTCATGACTATTTCCAATGCCCGAATCGTCTTCATTAAGCTTTTGGGGCAGTTGCAAAGCAAGGGTTAAAGTAGTTGCCATTCGTTTGCGGGAAGCTCGACCCTGCGCGTCATTCCGGGCGGTGATGACGTTATTAGCCACGCGAATATAAGCCGCCAGTTGTTGTATCACCACGTGAGGTTGCAAAATGTCTGCTGCCGCTTCAATTTCTTTGAGCAAGCCCCCTAACTGCAATTTCAACGACTGGATCGCTAGCTGACTGGCAATCTCTCCCCCTTCATGACCCGCAATCCCATCACAAACCATCACTAAATAGTTGGCGAGGTCTTCTGTTTTTTGCTCTTGGGCTACTGGGAAATAGCTATCTTCATTGATATCTGGCTGTTGTCCGGCTTCGGAAGCAGTAGTAACTTTCGTGCGTAGCAACTGTTGACTTGATTGCCCAATGAGTAAATTGTTGAGGCTAATTTGAATCTCTTTGAAGGTCGCTTCAGGATCTTCGAGTTGGGTGAGGACAGATTCGAGATCGGCCCGAATGGCTTGACTGCTACGAATTTGGAGCGATCGCCAACTTTCAGCAATATTTTTTAAACTAATCTCGGTATCCTCTGGATCTTCAATTAGCTCCATCACCCGAATGCGCCAACCATCGATACGAACATTTTCGAGGAGGAGAATCGTTGAAACAGCGTTGACTGCTTGTAAATCTTCCCAAAGATCAAGGATTTGCCAGAGCCAATAAAGCTGTCGTAGGGGTGAACTGTCTACCCAAATCGAGCCAAGGGCAGACAAAATTTCGCCATTTTCGGTGATGGGAATATTGTCGAGGAGCAGCAGATCTCCTTCCGGTAAGGGACAAATGTCATAAACCCGAGGAATGTGGAGTTGACGGGGATAAAGCTTGCCGTACAGCTTGGCGATCGCCGGAGGATGTTCACAAACCGCTGGCAATTCCGGCTTAGTGTCCTGCCAAATTTGGGGCGCAACAACGCGATATCGATCAGCAACGAGATCCGACACCTGGAAATGTAGTGCCAAGGAACCCGATGCCCGTAAATAAGGAGTCGTTGTCGCAGGAGATGAAGACATATAAAACTAACGAAACATTACAGCACAGGTAGCAGCCAAAATATTGATGTATCTGTACCAAAATGGTCAAGCTATGATTAAATCTACACCCAATTTAGCGGAATCAACGCATTGGCGTTACGTGTTAACGCAAGTTATTGATTGGACAGTTCCCCCGCGAGGTTTAGCAGCAAGTGAATAACCCAATGTTGATCTGGCTTTGTATCGGCGCGGGACTATGCTCCCTCGAATTTTTCTTCCCTACAGCCTTTGTCGAATTCATGATGGGTGTTAGTGCCCTCGGTGTGGCAGCCATTTTGCTGTTCGTCCCCATTTCTTCTAATTTTCAAATTGCCCTCTGGCTAATTTTCTCCACTGTGGCAGTGATAGCCTCCCGTAAATTTTTTACGCCCAAAACATCGAAACGCACTCTCAGCGACGACCCTCAGGCTGAAACCCTCACGGCGATCGCCCCGGGAAAGGCTGGTCGAGTTTTATACGAAGGCAACTCTTGGCGAGCCAGATGCGACGATGAAACCCTCACCATCGCAGCCGACGAAACGGTTTACGTTGTGCGCCGCGAAGGGACAACCCTCTATGTCCTGCCCCGCCATCTACTGGAATGATCATGATGAAGATGCCGCACTCAATACCTTATTGCCTAGTGATTCCGGACTTTTGCCCAGTTTGGTACATCGCCTCAAACTCCGTATTTATGCTTGATTGGGCGATCGCCCCAGCCGATCCCCCCCCGTGGAGATGAGCCGCTTTTCCCGCTAAAAAATACGATAAAAACTCCGGCTGAGAACAAAATAATGAAGTCAAAAGTGTTGAAATGTAAACTTTTTCGTCTTTCTTGTAGCCATTGCGACAGGGAAAACACCCACAGCCGCTATCTTGTTACAATAACTTAAAGAAAATACCAGTAAATTTAATCTGTAGTAGCTATGGGTCGTGTTGGGGTCTTATTACTTAACTTAGGTGGGCCAGACAAATTAGAGGATGTTCGTCCTTTTTTATTTAATTTGTTTGCTGATCCCGAAATTATCCGTTTGCCTGCGCCTTGGATGCAGAAGCCACTAGCTTGGCTAATCTCTTCCCTCCGTGCGGGCAAATCTCAAGAAAATTACAAAGAGATTGGTGGTGGTTCGCCCCTCCGACAAATTACAGAGGCTCAAGGCACTGCTCTGGCTGAAAAGCTCCAGGAGTGGGGACGAGATGTCAAAGTTTACATCGGTATGCGCTATTGGCATCCTTTCACAGAGGAGGCGATCGCCGAAATTAAAGGAGACAACCTCGATAAACTTGTTGTCCTTCCCCTTTATCCCCAATTTTCTATCAGCACCAGCGGTTCTAGCTTCCGTGTGCTCGAAGAAATGTGGCGCACAGATGAAGATCTCAAGCAAATTGACTACACCCTCATTGCCTCTTGGTATGACCATCCCCAGTACATTGCCGCAATGGTGGATTTGATCCGTCAAGAACTAGATCAGTTTGAAGATCCCGACAAAGCCCATATTTTCTTTAGCGCCCACGGTGTCCCCCAGAGTTATGTCGAGGAAGCAGGGGATCCCTATCAGAAAGAGATTGAAGAATGTACGCGTCTGATCATGGCAGCCCTCAACCGACCAAATGACTATACGCTGGCCTATCAAAGCCGTGTCGGTCCTGTGGAATGGCTGCAGCCTTATACAGAAGATTCCCTTAATGAGTTGGGTAAAAAGGGTGTTAAAGATATTCTTGTTATTCCCATCAGTTTTGTCTCAGAGCATATCGAGACTTTGCAAGAGATTGATATGGAATACCGCGAGGTGGCAGAGGAAGCGGGCATTACCAATTTCCGTCGTGTTCCTGCACTAAATACCCACCCCACTTTTATTGAGTGTTTATCTAATCTGGTTACGGAGTCCCTAGAGGATAGGCCCCGCACCTTTAGCCAAGTGACTCACCCGAAAGAAAACATGAAAATGTACCCACAGGAGTTGTCTTGGGGTCTCAACACCAGTGCTGAAGTATTAAATGGTCGCCTTGCCATGATTGGCTTTTTTGCGTTGTTGCTTGAATTATTGAGTGGTCAAGGTCCTTTGCATTTTGTTGGCATCATGTAGGTTCAACAAACTAATTTCAATCTATGGCTAATACTGAGAGGTACTTTCTGTACCTTTTTTTTATTGAGATTATTCGAGGGCGTATTGCTCTACCGCTTGTTGGGCGATCGCCTGCCATGGTTGTCCTGTTTTGCTGGCGATCGCCGCACAGTCTTCGTATTCCGGCTGAACGTTATAAATTTTGTCACCCCGGAAGCCAATTTTGATCTTAATGTCGCCGTGAGGTGTAGAAATTATTTCAAAGCGACGGTCAAGAATAGAGCGGCTCTGGCTTTGGCGGCGGATGCCTAGAGTAGTGGTTTCAGTAAAAATAATTTTTTCGCAAGTTTCAACTAAATCGTTAGGGCAAATTACCGTTAGAAGCGTCCCCAACCGATTTTTTTTCATGGCGATTCCTTGGGTGAAAACGTCCATTGCTCCGGCTTCTCTCAGCTTTTCACAGGCATAGGCGATCGCCTGGGGATTGAGATCATCGATTTGCGTTTCTAGCTCCATCACCGTTTCAAGATTTGCCGCAGTCTCCACAGAGCCGATCCAAAGCCGCAATAAATTCGGTAGAGGTAAATCAATCGTGCCAGAGCCAAGGGCAACCCGTTCCAGCTGCATCATCGGCGGTTCCCCAAATTCCTTTGCCAAAGTAGTGGCGATCGCCGCGCCCGTCGGGGTGACTAATTCTTTTTTGATGCCATTGCTATAAATCGGCACTTGCCGTTGTTGCCAAAGTTGAAGCACCGCCGGCACAGGCACAGGCAAAATCCCATGGGCTGCCTTTACCGTACCGCCCCCCGTCGGCATCGGCGAACAATACAACGCCTCAATACCTAACCAATCCAAGCCCAAACAAGTGCCCACAATATCCACCAGCGCATCCGTTGCCCCCACCTCATGAAAATGCACATCTTCCGGCGTTGACCCATGAACCGTCGCTTCGGCGATCGCCAAATTTTGAAAAATATCCAAACTCCACTGCTCAACCCGTTCCGGAAACCCAGCCTGCCGAATTAGCCCTTGAATTTCCGGCAAATGACGGTGTGGCGCATGACCATGATCATGATGATGTTCGTGAGCGTGCTTGTGCCCATGCTCATGACCGTGATCATGATGATCCTCGTGCTGATGCTCTTCCCCCGATGTCTCATGTCTGATATCTGATGTCTGCTGCGATGGGTTTCGCTCAGCAGAATCCACCGAACTATTTTCTACTTCTGAGTTCGCTTCACCCATCCTCCTTTCTGATAACTGTTCCCTGATACCTGATACCTGAACATGAACCTTCGTTGCCCGTTGTCCTTGACGAATCACCGTTTCCGCCCGAAGATCGTACTCAGAAGCGATCCCCAGCCGATTTAGCTGATTTGCGAGATATTCCAACGGAACGCCCCCATCTACTAATGCTCCGAGGCACATATCCCCAGCGATCCCTGTCGGGCATTCTAGATACGCAATCTTTTTCATGGTGGCAACAATGGCTAAACTTTATTCTCTACACCCGCAAAATCCGCAACAGCGCGACCTAGAGGCGATCGCCAAACAATTGCGAAGCGGTGCAGTAATGCTCTATCCGACAGATACAGTGTACGCCATTGGCTGTGATCTAACAGCGAAACAAGCCGTCCAAAAAGTCCGCAAAATCAAGCAACTCGCTAACGACAAACCCCTAACCTTTTTGTGCTCGTCCCTC is a window from the [Limnothrix rosea] IAM M-220 genome containing:
- a CDS encoding NfeD family protein; the protein is MLIWLCIGAGLCSLEFFFPTAFVEFMMGVSALGVAAILLFVPISSNFQIALWLIFSTVAVIASRKFFTPKTSKRTLSDDPQAETLTAIAPGKAGRVLYEGNSWRARCDDETLTIAADETVYVVRREGTTLYVLPRHLLE
- the larC gene encoding nickel pincer cofactor biosynthesis protein LarC produces the protein MKKIAYLECPTGIAGDMCLGALVDGGVPLEYLANQLNRLGIASEYDLRAETVIRQGQRATKVHVQVSGIREQLSERRMGEANSEVENSSVDSAERNPSQQTSDIRHETSGEEHQHEDHHDHGHEHGHKHAHEHHHDHGHAPHRHLPEIQGLIRQAGFPERVEQWSLDIFQNLAIAEATVHGSTPEDVHFHEVGATDALVDIVGTCLGLDWLGIEALYCSPMPTGGGTVKAAHGILPVPVPAVLQLWQQRQVPIYSNGIKKELVTPTGAAIATTLAKEFGEPPMMQLERVALGSGTIDLPLPNLLRLWIGSVETAANLETVMELETQIDDLNPQAIAYACEKLREAGAMDVFTQGIAMKKNRLGTLLTVICPNDLVETCEKIIFTETTTLGIRRQSQSRSILDRRFEIISTPHGDIKIKIGFRGDKIYNVQPEYEDCAAIASKTGQPWQAIAQQAVEQYALE
- a CDS encoding PP2C family protein-serine/threonine phosphatase — protein: MSSSPATTTPYLRASGSLALHFQVSDLVADRYRVVAPQIWQDTKPELPAVCEHPPAIAKLYGKLYPRQLHIPRVYDICPLPEGDLLLLDNIPITENGEILSALGSIWVDSSPLRQLYWLWQILDLWEDLQAVNAVSTILLLENVRIDGWRIRVMELIEDPEDTEISLKNIAESWRSLQIRSSQAIRADLESVLTQLEDPEATFKEIQISLNNLLIGQSSQQLLRTKVTTASEAGQQPDINEDSYFPVAQEQKTEDLANYLVMVCDGIAGHEGGEIASQLAIQSLKLQLGGLLKEIEAAADILQPHVVIQQLAAYIRVANNVITARNDAQGRASRKRMATTLTLALQLPQKLNEDDSGIGNSHELYIANVGDSRAYWITETKCICLTVDDDVVSREVQAGRSLYRHAQTRTDAAAITQALGTRDGTALHPTIRRFILDEDGVLVVCSDGLSDQGFLEENWQTFAPVIIQERLTPEMMLQALMGQAVEKNTHDNITAAIAFYGITPQHPVVIKAGELATVLPESEDVLFELQKPEEALESTATSSETLTDAVAATDEDNELAEMAEKEGLSFGMIAFGLIALIIVTATVALGLDWFVRRQSPQQPDTPDVEQPLENN
- the hemH gene encoding ferrochelatase; the protein is MGRVGVLLLNLGGPDKLEDVRPFLFNLFADPEIIRLPAPWMQKPLAWLISSLRAGKSQENYKEIGGGSPLRQITEAQGTALAEKLQEWGRDVKVYIGMRYWHPFTEEAIAEIKGDNLDKLVVLPLYPQFSISTSGSSFRVLEEMWRTDEDLKQIDYTLIASWYDHPQYIAAMVDLIRQELDQFEDPDKAHIFFSAHGVPQSYVEEAGDPYQKEIEECTRLIMAALNRPNDYTLAYQSRVGPVEWLQPYTEDSLNELGKKGVKDILVIPISFVSEHIETLQEIDMEYREVAEEAGITNFRRVPALNTHPTFIECLSNLVTESLEDRPRTFSQVTHPKENMKMYPQELSWGLNTSAEVLNGRLAMIGFFALLLELLSGQGPLHFVGIM